TATTTTAGTATATTTTTGTGCAGCAAATGTCATTTCACACTGGAAAAAGTCCGTGAAACCTTTCTTTATAAAGGAActaaaaatttctagaaggaAAAATATCGAGGGCTTTTAATCCtagaagattttttgttaAGTTAGGATTGAATGTATTAACTACAAGCATGAAACGCTACATTCAAAAAAGACTGAAGGAAATAACTTTTCCAACTACAAAGAATTCATCCGGATGCATGGATTTTGAGCTGTATCCGAATCTCATTCTTCTCTATATTAATTCGTTTTCCAGATGTTCAACTGAGAAGAACTAATAAACGAAACCCTCGGTTTTCCTGGTGGAATCCAACTGACGTGGATCACATCTACCCCCGAGGACGACTGATGCGTTTAAATGAGGATTCGCTTGTTGAGAGACTTGATCTAAGGTCAGCCAAGCGTAAGAGGGACAAACAACGAGGACTGGTCGAGGTGGAGTCCTCCCCATGTTATCTACATATGTACCATGCAGTATGATTCACAATTCATGAaggaatcctagaaaaaagagGGGTTATTATAGCTGCGAAGTGTTTCCTTCTTTACTGACCTGATAATGCAAACAAATGGAATAATCAAGACGAATCgataatttttgaagagaacaCGTTTCTCAGATGAGGCTCTCTTGAGAtccaaaaacataaaattgtCGCAGATGGTGCTTGAGctgaaaaatgaataggaCTTTGAATTGGAGGGAATGTTGTCGAACATCTGAGCTCttcaaggttttttcttccattcacaGATTCTCAGTAAccgctttatttatttttcttcttcgttgcaTCTAGAAAAGGCAAAGTAGTCGGGATTGAGGGTTGAGATTTCCTATTAAGTACTAAGTCAAAATAATATATTCAGTTCTTAAGATCATTTTACATTTAAGATCACTCCAAAAGATCATCAATCATCATTTTAACGTGGATCATATTCGCCGGAGACACACGCTGGAGAGTGTGTGTCGAAAAAGGATCTTTTCATAATAGGCATAAATTGAGAAGAAGGCTATACAAGTAGCACAAAGCACAGATATTATTTAGATATTTATTTGGGAGATATTTTTCTCTTGCAAGTTTTTGACGTTGATTTTCATCTGCGATAAAAAATTGATACCGAAAACAATGAGAGAAAAGAACTCCATGCTCAATAATGCTAGGAAAAATCATTGCGATAAATGATTTTGCTTCGCATAGATGCACCGTTTCGGCTAACATTAGCGAACAAGAGGTTCTCATCTTCAATGAGTGGATCTAGATCACTaaagatggaaaaagaagcagaaacaTAGATTAATATTCAAGAAAGGCAGCTCATTTTCACTGCGGACCACGGACGAAGTGCAGGACGTCGAAATGACGAGGATTCTCTCTTTCAAACATCGTCTTTGTATAACAGGATAAGAAAGTGAGGGAGCTGGGCGAAATTGCTGAATTGTGGCATGGTGATTGACTGGCCTGCACTCTCCATACGTTGCACATTTCTCGCTATTCTCTGCCAAGCCTCGAGTGAAGAATTATTTCCGACCGACGAGGTATGACCACATCCAGCTTCGCTTCCGTTTGAATGAATACAAAGTAGAAGTGCAAGTTATGCACACTGGATTGACCATACATATATATCTCCTACTATGGTGAATCATATTAAAGCTGAAGCAGTTAGGAACCAGAGACTCCTAAAGGTTATGCAGACTTATCTTCGACTTTCTAGCAATAAATTGTCAAGTATTTCCCTTTTAGTATTGTTTGGTTGGTAAATAACACACTTTCACTTTACTCAAAGGATATGTAACATTAAACCAAATGGCTTCATATCGATATTAATATGTTATCATAAAGCTTGTACTTAGTTCTTTAAAATGACTCTCCGTTCTGTGGCGCTTTAAAAACGCGAACAAAATTTAGGCAATAACACTTGgagttgaacaaaaaacaacaaatgttCTTCTCTATCTGCATGGTGGGGACATT
This window of the Necator americanus strain Aroian chromosome III, whole genome shotgun sequence genome carries:
- a CDS encoding hypothetical protein (NECATOR_CHRIII.G11900.T1), with product MVIDWPALSIRCTFLAILCQASSEELFPTDEAITLGVEQKTTNVLLYLHGGDISWTNAARNQSQSAESMEHHLLNRKH